The following are encoded in a window of Choloepus didactylus isolate mChoDid1 chromosome 17, mChoDid1.pri, whole genome shotgun sequence genomic DNA:
- the CHAMP1 gene encoding chromosome alignment-maintaining phosphoprotein 1 has protein sequence MEVFQELRKSSAHLECDHCSFKGTDYENVQIHMGTIHPEFCDEMDAGGLGKMIFYQKSAKLFHCHKCFFTSKMYSNVYYHITSKHASPEKWNDKPKNQLNKETDSVKSPPLSEHQKMPPNSTELLKPTPTLSIETQKLGPVTSPESPKPTTLTPLELQKSGSLVSPEPLTPSLPSPEPLKPAPVSSPELPKPVPLVSESQKSVPIPSPEPQKLAPLSPEPVKTTLTNPKPQKHSHFSEILGPPSASSPESPVLATSPEPWGPSPTASPESRKPARTISPEPRKPSPSESPEPWKPFPAVSPEPRRPAPAVSPGSWKPGPPGSPRSWKSSPSASSGPWKPAKPAPSVSPGPWKPIPSISPGPWKPAPSVSPTSWKSSSASSSSWKTPPTSPESWKSGPPELRKTTPTLSPEHWKAVPPVSPELRKAGPPLSPELRKQGPPVSPEGRSPAGSPELRKPSGSPELWKLSSDQRKTSASLDFPEPQKNSRGVSPDLWKSSFFIEPQKPALFPETRKTGPSAPSESPKAASDIWKPVLSIDTEPRKPALLPEPTKTAPPASPEPRKRALFPEPRKHPLFPELPKSAIFSESQKAVELGDELQLDAVDVQKCDILVQEELLATPKKLLEDTLFPCSKKLKKDNQENSDAELSSSEYIKTDLDAIDIKGQESSSDQEQVDVESIDFSKENKIDMTSPEQSKNVLQFTEEKEAFISEEEIAKYMKRGKGKYYCKICCCRAMKKGAVLHHLVNKHNVHSPYKCTICGKAFLLESLLKNHVAAHGQSLLKCPRCNFESNFPRGFKKHLTHCQSRHNEEANKKLMEAVELPLEEQQI, from the coding sequence atggaagtgtTCCAGGAACTTCGTAAATCATCAGCACATTTGGAGTGTGACCACTGCAGTTTCAAAGGCACAGattatgaaaatgtacaaattcatATGGGTACCATCCATCCAGAATTTTGTGATGAAATGGATGCTGGTGGGTTAGGTAAAATGATATTTTACCAGAAAAGTGCAAAGCTATTTCACTGCCATAAATGCTTCTTTACCAGCAAGATGTACTCTAATGTTTACTATCATATTACGTCCAAACATGCGTCCCCAGAGAAATGGAATGATAAACCAAAAAATCAGTTGAACAAAGAAACAGATTCTGTTAAAAGCCCTCCTCTTTCTGAACACCAGAAAATGCCCCCTAATTCAACGGAACTCCTCAAACCTACACCTACTCTTTCCATAGAAACTCAGAAACTTGGCCCGGTTACATCTCCAGAATCACCAAAACCTACTACTCTTACTCCCCTGGAGCTTCAGAAATCTGGCTCTCTTGTTTCTCCTGAGCCACTGacaccttctcttccttctcctgagCCTCTGAAACCTGCCCCTGTTTCTTCTCCTGAACTTCCCAAACCAGTCCCTCTTGTTTCTGAATCTCAGAAATCTGTCCCCATTCCTTCTCCAGAACCACAGAAACTTGCCCCTTTATCTCCTGAGCCAGTAAAGACTACTCTTACTAATCCCAAACCCCAGAAACACTCTCATTTCTCAGAAATATTGGGGCCACCATCAGCCTCATCTCCAGAGTCACCAGTTCTAGCTACTTCTCCTGAACCTTGGGGGCCTTCCCCAACTGCATCTCCAGAATCTCGGAAACCAGCCCGGACTATCTCCCCTGAGCCCAGAAAGCCATCCCCATCTGAGTCACCTGAACCTTGGAAGCCATTTCCTGCTGTCTCTCCAGAGCCTAGGAGACCAGCCCCAGCTGTGTCACCAGGTTCTTGGAAGCCAGGGCCACCTGGGTCCCCTAGGTCTTGGAAATCTAGTCCTTCAGCATCATCAGGACCTTGGAAGCCAGCTAAACCTGCTCCATCTGTATCTCCTGGACCTTGGAAACCAATTCCTTCGATATCACCTGGACCTTGGAAACCAGCTCCATCTGTATCTCCTACGTCCTGGAAGTCTTCATCAGCTTCATCTAGTTCCTGGAAAACTCCCCCCACATCTCCTGAGTCATGGAAGTCTGGGCCACCAGAACTCCGAAAGACAACTCCTACCTTGTCGCCTGAACATTGGAAGGCAGTTCCTCCAGTGTCTCCTGAGCTCCGTAAAGCAGGACCTCCCTTGTCTCCTGAGCTTCGCAAACAGGGCCCACCCGTATCCCCAGAGGGCCGTAGTCCAGCAGGATCTCCAGAGCTCAGAAAACCCTCAGGGTCACCCGAGCTTTGGAAGCTTTCTTCTGATCAACGAAAAACTTCTGCCTCACTTGATTTCCCTGAGCCCCAGAAAAATTCCCGTGGTGTTTCTCCTGATCTCTGGAAGTCTTCCTTTTTTATTGAACCTCAGAAACCTGCTCTTTTCCCGGAGACACGGAAAACTGGTCCTTCTGCACCGTCTGAATCCCCTAAGGCAGCCTCAGATATCTGGAAACCTGTCCTCTCTATTGATACTGAGCCTAGAAAACCTGCTCTTCTTCCTGAGCCCACCAAAACAGCCCCTCCTGCTTCTCCAGAACCACGAAAACGTGCTCTTTTTCCAGAACCCAGGAAGCATCCCCTTTTCCCTGAACTTCCTAAGTCTGCTATATTCTCAGAGTCTCAGAAAGCAGTTGAGCTTGGTGATGAACTGCAGTTAGATGCCGTAGATGTTCAAAAGTGTGATATTTTGGTTCAGGAAGAACTTCTGGCTACTCCCAAGAAACTCTTAGAGGACACTTTATTTCCTTGCTCAAAGAAGCTCAAGAAGGACAACCAAGAGAACTCAGATGCTGAGCTTAGTAGTAGTGAGTATATAAAAACAGATTTGGATGCAATAGATATTAAAGGCCAAGAGTCAAGCAGTGATCAAGAGCAAGTTGATGTGGAATCTATTGATTTTAGTAAAGAGAACAAAATAGACATGACTAGCCCAGAACAGTCCAAAAACGTACTACAatttactgaagaaaaggaggcttttatctctgaagaggagatagcaaaatatatgaagcgTGGAAAAGGAAAGTATTATTGCAAAATTTGTTGTTGTCGTGCTATGAAAAAAGGTGCTGTTTTGCATCATTTGGTTAATAAGCATAATGTTCATAGCCCTTACAAATGCACAATTTGTGGGAAGGcttttcttttggaatctcttctTAAAAATCATGTTGCAGCCCATGGGCAAAGTTTACTTAAATGTCCACGTTGTAATTTTGAATCAAATTTCCCAAGAGGCTTTAAGAAACATTTAACTCATTGTCAAAGCCGGCATAATGAAGAGGCAAATAAAAAGCTAATGGAAGCTGTTGAACTGCCACTGGAGGAGCagcaaatttaa